The Bacillota bacterium genome has a window encoding:
- the fliP gene encoding flagellar type III secretion system pore protein FliP (The bacterial flagellar biogenesis protein FliP forms a type III secretion system (T3SS)-type pore required for flagellar assembly.), translating to MFRAQIAAAQPVPFPRVNFEIGSAEKPEEVAQSLQILLIITLLSLAPAILMMITSFTRVIVVLSFMRSALATQQMPPNQVLIGLALFLTFFIMAPTWQAVNRGAVQPYLKGQITQQEALTQGMEPIRQFLFKQTREKDLALFVSLAQIPRPRNYQDIPNYILIPAFIISELKTAFQIGFVLFIPFLVIDMIVASTLMSMGMLMLPPMMISLPFKILLFIMVDGWHLLVRSLIMSFS from the coding sequence ATGTTTCGCGCTCAAATCGCGGCAGCCCAGCCCGTACCCTTCCCCCGGGTTAATTTCGAAATCGGCAGTGCTGAAAAACCTGAAGAGGTAGCCCAAAGCCTCCAGATTCTCTTGATCATTACTCTACTTTCACTGGCCCCGGCAATTTTGATGATGATAACCTCCTTTACACGTGTCATCGTCGTTCTCTCGTTCATGAGAAGCGCCCTCGCCACGCAACAAATGCCTCCTAACCAGGTACTCATCGGGCTTGCCTTATTTCTCACTTTTTTCATCATGGCCCCAACCTGGCAGGCAGTAAACCGTGGTGCTGTACAGCCCTATTTAAAAGGGCAAATCACCCAGCAAGAGGCTTTAACGCAAGGGATGGAACCTATCCGGCAATTCTTATTTAAACAAACCAGGGAAAAAGATCTCGCCCTTTTCGTTTCCCTTGCGCAAATTCCCCGGCCTCGCAACTACCAGGATATCCCAAATTATATTTTAATCCCTGCTTTTATCATCAGCGAATTAAAAACAGCCTTTCAAATCGGGTTCGTCCTCTTTATTCCTTTTTTAGTAATCGATATGATCGTCGCAAGCACTCTAATGTCCATGGGAATGCTGATGTTACCTCCGATGATGATCTCGCTTCCATTTAAGATTCTTTTGTTTATTATGGTGGATGGCTGGCATTTACTGGTTCGTTCTTTAATTATGAGTTTTTCTTAA
- a CDS encoding flagellar biosynthetic protein FliO: protein MKFAVIIKASKFLVSSLILYTITLPVRATALPNLDYQDPGPLAPPQMGTLLLRLIISLLVVIGLALIVIKFIQRRPFIPRPSHWIRILDQVAIGPNRGLLLAEIAGRIYVLALTEHSITKLLEIEDPSYITSLLEEEDALAGLPLPGKKMWRPFWVKTFQNILLTNKERLSRRVFDDQEGE from the coding sequence ATGAAATTTGCTGTTATCATAAAAGCCTCCAAGTTCTTAGTAAGCTCCCTCATTCTCTATACGATAACGCTCCCTGTCCGGGCTACAGCGCTTCCTAATCTAGATTACCAAGATCCTGGCCCCCTGGCGCCACCGCAGATGGGTACCCTACTTTTGCGGTTGATAATCAGCCTCTTGGTCGTCATCGGGCTTGCTCTTATTGTGATCAAGTTTATCCAGCGACGCCCCTTTATCCCGCGCCCCAGTCATTGGATCAGAATCCTGGATCAAGTGGCGATCGGTCCCAACCGGGGGCTTTTACTGGCTGAAATTGCAGGAAGAATTTACGTCCTTGCGCTCACTGAGCACAGCATTACGAAATTGCTTGAAATTGAAGATCCATCCTATATTACATCGCTTCTCGAAGAGGAAGATGCTTTGGCGGGTCTTCCTTTACCGGGAAAAAAGATGTGGCGCCCTTTTTGGGTAAAAACCTTCCAAAATATCTTGTTAACGAACAAAGAACGTTTAAGCAGACGTGTTTTTGATGACCAGGAAGGGGAATAA
- a CDS encoding response regulator: MGKRILIVDDAAFMRMMLKDILTKNGYIVVGEAENGAAAIDKFKELRPDLVTMDITMPEMDGITAVREIQKIDAQAKIIMCSAMGQQAMVIDSIQAGARDFIVKPFQPERVLEAVAKVLG; this comes from the coding sequence TTGGGGAAACGGATTTTAATTGTAGACGATGCGGCTTTTATGCGGATGATGCTCAAGGATATTCTCACGAAAAACGGCTACATTGTGGTGGGGGAAGCAGAAAACGGCGCCGCGGCCATAGATAAATTCAAGGAATTGCGTCCCGATCTGGTCACCATGGACATTACAATGCCGGAGATGGATGGCATTACTGCTGTCAGGGAAATTCAAAAAATTGATGCCCAGGCAAAAATCATCATGTGCAGCGCAATGGGTCAGCAGGCAATGGTTATTGATTCAATTCAGGCGGGTGCCCGTGATTTTATTGTCAAGCCTTTTCAGCCTGAAAGGGTATTGGAGGCTGTCGCGAAGGTATTAGGATGA
- the fliY gene encoding flagellar motor switch phosphatase FliY — protein sequence MSEQILSQEEIDILVRGKTAREKQEETLSDLEKDAIGEVANISMGAAATTLSSLIGKRVEITTPRVTITTRSELQTEYPLPYVVVSVRYTAGLTGENLLVIKKQDAAVIVDLMMGGDASNPPEELNDLHLSAVSEAMNQMMGSAATSMSTIFHQTVNISPPSLRLINFAKEQLDPTIEYGNEQLVKIVFQISIENLIKSEMMQIIPLHFAKEMSLGLLGEFEEKIPSEPKESKTKETETASYSEPEIPIKPGNSHITAARQEVAAGSVMVQPVEFASFSATSTPKETANLTLILDVPLQFTVELGRTQKTIKEILELGPGAIVELDKLAGEPVDILVNGKPIAKGEVVVIDESYGVRITEILSTADRVSSLQ from the coding sequence CTGAGTGAGCAGATCTTATCCCAAGAAGAAATTGATATCCTGGTGCGGGGAAAGACAGCGAGGGAAAAACAGGAGGAAACCCTTTCGGACCTCGAAAAAGACGCCATAGGAGAAGTTGCCAACATTTCGATGGGTGCGGCAGCTACGACCCTCTCCAGTCTCATCGGTAAAAGGGTAGAAATCACAACGCCCCGGGTGACAATTACGACCCGAAGCGAACTGCAAACCGAATACCCTTTACCTTATGTTGTGGTTAGTGTCCGTTATACCGCAGGACTTACGGGAGAAAACCTTTTAGTTATTAAAAAGCAGGATGCCGCGGTGATTGTAGACCTGATGATGGGGGGAGATGCGAGTAATCCGCCGGAAGAACTAAACGATCTCCATTTAAGCGCAGTCAGCGAGGCCATGAACCAGATGATGGGTTCCGCTGCTACATCCATGTCTACAATTTTTCATCAAACGGTAAATATCTCTCCTCCCTCCTTGCGGCTGATCAATTTTGCCAAGGAGCAACTCGATCCAACGATCGAATATGGAAACGAGCAATTAGTGAAAATTGTGTTTCAAATCTCCATTGAAAACCTCATAAAAAGCGAAATGATGCAGATTATTCCACTTCACTTCGCGAAAGAAATGAGCCTTGGCCTGCTTGGGGAATTTGAAGAGAAAATTCCCTCCGAACCGAAGGAATCAAAAACAAAAGAGACGGAAACAGCTTCTTATTCCGAACCGGAAATACCAATTAAACCCGGTAATTCTCACATCACTGCAGCACGCCAGGAAGTAGCAGCAGGGAGTGTCATGGTCCAACCTGTAGAATTTGCCTCCTTTTCGGCAACTTCAACGCCTAAAGAGACAGCCAACCTCACCTTAATTTTAGATGTTCCGCTTCAATTCACGGTGGAATTAGGAAGGACTCAGAAAACTATCAAAGAGATTCTCGAGCTGGGACCTGGTGCAATTGTAGAACTTGACAAGCTGGCCGGGGAACCCGTTGATATTCTCGTGAACGGGAAACCGATTGCGAAAGGAGAAGTTGTAGTCATCGACGAGAGTTATGGAGTGAGAATAACTGAAATTTTGAGTACTGCAGACCGGGTTAGCAGCCTTCAATAA
- the fliM gene encoding flagellar motor switch protein FliM, giving the protein MAEILSQAEIDALLAVLTTGEVTADELKQEEQVKKVRVYDFRRPNKFSKEQINTFQVIYENYARSLTTFLSAQLRSPVQISVLSVEQLTYEEFIRSLPDPSIIVIFNMTPLEGNGIMEIQPPIVFGMIDRLFGGPGRTPAKTRPLTEIERTIVERISQRMLDLSKEAWENITELTPRVEFIESNPQFAQIVSPMEMVILISLETRVGDLEGIINFCIPYIVLEPIIEKLSVHYWFARTPKEHKQENVLYLKQKIESAQISFRVILGTTSITVRELLDLQVGDVVPLDRSVNSPLEVLVGNRLKFYAKPGIQNNRLAVQITSFQEKGGDFS; this is encoded by the coding sequence TTGGCTGAAATTCTGTCCCAGGCTGAAATCGACGCCTTGTTGGCCGTACTTACGACAGGGGAGGTAACAGCAGACGAACTCAAACAAGAGGAACAGGTAAAAAAAGTAAGAGTATATGATTTCCGCAGGCCCAACAAATTTTCTAAGGAACAAATTAATACATTTCAAGTGATTTACGAGAATTATGCAAGGTCGCTGACAACTTTTCTGTCGGCCCAACTGCGGAGCCCGGTACAAATTTCAGTCCTTTCCGTTGAACAATTAACATATGAAGAATTTATTCGCTCCCTGCCCGATCCGTCGATCATTGTTATTTTCAACATGACTCCCCTTGAGGGGAATGGAATTATGGAAATCCAACCTCCCATCGTATTTGGTATGATTGATCGGCTCTTTGGGGGACCGGGCCGGACCCCCGCGAAAACGCGTCCCCTCACAGAAATTGAACGGACTATTGTCGAACGGATCAGCCAGCGGATGCTGGATCTCTCTAAAGAAGCCTGGGAAAACATTACAGAATTGACCCCCCGGGTGGAGTTTATCGAATCCAATCCCCAGTTTGCGCAGATCGTTTCCCCAATGGAAATGGTAATCTTAATTTCCTTAGAAACGAGAGTGGGAGACCTGGAGGGCATTATTAACTTTTGCATTCCCTACATTGTGCTCGAACCGATCATCGAAAAATTGAGCGTCCATTACTGGTTTGCAAGAACTCCAAAAGAACACAAACAGGAAAATGTTCTCTACCTTAAGCAGAAGATTGAGTCTGCCCAAATTTCCTTTCGGGTTATTTTAGGAACCACCTCGATTACAGTCCGGGAACTCCTCGACCTCCAGGTTGGGGATGTTGTTCCGCTGGATCGCAGCGTTAATTCTCCTCTGGAGGTACTGGTTGGCAACCGGCTGAAATTCTACGCGAAACCGGGAATTCAAAACAACCGGCTTGCCGTACAAATTACAAGCTTTCAAGAGAAAGGGGGAGACTTTTCCTGA
- a CDS encoding flagellar basal body-associated FliL family protein, whose product MAPEATAEQADQNKGKRGIILDQKFLILGFGAIMICALVVFTVSFLVMRQNPAHPDQAKNDLSQIGPLFEAGEFTTNLAQGGEKRFVKVKIVFELGHQPLAEEIKQKLPVLQDRILLFLNSKTSDDLSATERPHLKNELLTDLNRYLTAGKITNLYFSDLVMQ is encoded by the coding sequence ATGGCTCCAGAAGCAACCGCTGAACAAGCTGATCAGAACAAAGGAAAACGAGGGATCATTCTAGATCAAAAATTTCTCATCCTGGGATTCGGTGCAATTATGATCTGCGCGTTAGTTGTCTTCACTGTATCTTTCTTAGTTATGAGGCAGAACCCGGCGCACCCCGACCAGGCCAAAAACGATCTTTCTCAGATCGGCCCGCTTTTTGAGGCAGGAGAATTTACCACTAACCTCGCCCAGGGAGGAGAAAAAAGGTTCGTTAAAGTAAAAATAGTGTTTGAATTGGGCCACCAACCTCTAGCAGAAGAGATCAAACAAAAGCTGCCTGTGCTGCAGGATCGCATTTTATTGTTTCTTAACAGCAAAACCAGCGACGACCTGAGCGCAACGGAACGCCCTCATTTAAAAAATGAACTCCTAACGGACCTCAACCGCTACCTAACCGCAGGAAAGATTACGAACCTGTACTTTTCCGATTTGGTGATGCAGTAA
- a CDS encoding OmpA family protein: MRANRMRRDPPKVGSPYWMITYGDMVTLLLAFFVALYAFSVIDAERFQAALLSIRGSLGFFEGQTGVLPKGQSLEEQLLADAQLQGVKEGAEKFLQNQSFQGKVKLVLDERGLIFRFQETVLFDPGKAVLKPEAERALKVVAAFLRQIPNQVRIEGHTCDLPIKTRLYPSNWELSTARATTVIQYFISLGIPGERLSAVGYGEYRPVAPNTSEEKRRQNRRVDILILKQELGEKEPAPVTREDEEAAEVQISPN, encoded by the coding sequence ATGAGAGCGAACCGGATGAGAAGAGATCCCCCCAAGGTTGGGTCCCCGTACTGGATGATCACCTACGGGGATATGGTGACCCTTCTTCTTGCCTTCTTTGTGGCTCTTTACGCGTTTTCTGTCATCGATGCAGAGCGTTTCCAGGCAGCCCTGCTCTCGATCCGGGGGTCCCTTGGTTTCTTTGAGGGTCAGACCGGGGTGCTCCCGAAGGGACAGAGTCTGGAAGAACAGCTTCTGGCCGATGCCCAGCTGCAGGGGGTAAAAGAAGGGGCGGAAAAATTCCTGCAAAATCAGAGCTTCCAGGGGAAAGTAAAGCTGGTTTTGGATGAAAGGGGTCTGATTTTTAGGTTTCAAGAAACCGTTCTCTTTGATCCCGGAAAAGCCGTTTTAAAACCAGAAGCCGAGAGAGCTTTAAAGGTGGTCGCGGCCTTCCTCAGGCAAATTCCGAATCAGGTTCGAATTGAAGGGCACACCTGCGACCTCCCTATTAAAACCCGTTTGTATCCTTCAAACTGGGAACTTTCTACAGCAAGAGCTACAACAGTAATTCAATATTTTATTTCCCTGGGCATCCCGGGAGAACGTCTCTCTGCTGTGGGCTACGGTGAATACCGTCCGGTTGCTCCTAACACCAGTGAAGAGAAAAGAAGACAAAACAGGCGGGTAGACATTTTGATCTTAAAACAAGAGTTGGGAGAAAAGGAACCGGCACCGGTGACCCGGGAAGACGAAGAAGCAGCAGAGGTCCAAATCAGCCCGAACTAA
- a CDS encoding MotA/TolQ/ExbB proton channel family protein, giving the protein MDFATALGLFSGLFLLIWAIKLGGSVGTFWNPPSVMIVLGGTLASTLINYPLKKVIGVTRVLKNAFFTKVKDPTEIIRILVGFAEKARREGLLALEVEAESIDDKFLQKGIQLVVDGTDPELVRSILETDLTFLEDRHKAGQAIFETMGLLAPAFGMIGTLIGLIQMLGVLDKPEQIGPGMATALITTFYGALLANLIFNPIAGKLRVRTSEEMLLREVMIEGILSIQAGENPRIVEEKMKVFLAPRLRENIHYAREARSTGGL; this is encoded by the coding sequence ATGGACTTTGCAACTGCGCTTGGTCTCTTTTCGGGTTTATTCCTTCTCATTTGGGCAATAAAACTAGGAGGCTCTGTTGGGACTTTCTGGAACCCCCCTTCAGTCATGATCGTGCTTGGGGGAACGCTAGCGAGCACCCTAATCAACTACCCCTTAAAAAAAGTGATTGGAGTCACCCGGGTTCTTAAAAACGCTTTCTTTACGAAGGTTAAGGACCCTACTGAAATTATCCGGATTTTAGTAGGTTTCGCCGAAAAGGCAAGACGGGAAGGATTGCTGGCGCTTGAGGTTGAGGCGGAATCTATAGATGATAAATTTCTTCAGAAAGGTATCCAGCTCGTAGTGGATGGGACGGACCCAGAGCTCGTGCGAAGCATTTTGGAAACAGACCTTACCTTTCTGGAAGACCGCCATAAAGCGGGCCAGGCCATTTTTGAAACAATGGGTCTTCTTGCTCCGGCCTTCGGAATGATCGGAACCCTCATCGGTTTAATTCAGATGTTGGGAGTGCTCGATAAACCTGAACAAATCGGTCCGGGAATGGCCACTGCACTGATTACAACCTTTTACGGGGCGCTGCTGGCAAATCTGATCTTTAACCCGATTGCCGGAAAATTGAGGGTGAGAACCAGCGAAGAGATGCTTTTGCGGGAAGTGATGATCGAAGGAATTCTTTCCATCCAGGCCGGGGAAAACCCCCGGATTGTTGAGGAAAAGATGAAGGTTTTCCTGGCTCCGCGTTTGCGAGAGAACATTCACTACGCCCGGGAAGCACGCTCAACAGGGGGTCTTTAA
- a CDS encoding flagellar FlbD family protein — protein MIKVTRLNGEEFYVNSDLIEFIEKTPDTVLSLTTGRKIIVKEDIPEIIRRIVEFRGSFDRVPLEESMGQGINKEK, from the coding sequence GTGATTAAAGTAACGCGTTTAAATGGGGAGGAGTTTTACGTTAACTCCGATTTGATCGAGTTCATCGAAAAGACTCCTGATACAGTTTTATCGCTTACGACAGGAAGAAAAATTATCGTCAAGGAAGATATACCTGAAATCATCAGACGGATCGTAGAGTTCCGGGGGTCCTTTGATCGGGTGCCTTTGGAAGAAAGCATGGGTCAGGGAATAAACAAAGAAAAATGA
- a CDS encoding flagellar hook protein FlgE — MMRSLFSAVSGLKTHQQRMDVIGNNIANVNTPGFKRSRVTFQDMLNQTIRGASRPVEGGRGGTNPIQIGLGVTTGSIDTIMTSTSLQETGKMTDLGIDGEGFFILAEKEGGREFYTRVGSFDFDSNGNLVSNLNGMHVLGWLADTTGKINSEQDPVILKINLNETEPAKPTENIVFAGNLDSRLTSDKVTVRQTVYDSLGNTYTAVIEFTNTGGGDWTCKLIDMLNSAGNSIDPPGTFQGEGTVSFNDEGKWQSYSETNPFKFDPDGTGYLAEVNITLDFSKMTQYAAETTATVQSQDGYSSGVLESLTIDQTGAIVGVFSNGTSRVLAQVALRRFTNPAGLLKAGNSLFTESSNSGRIKPAPPGTSGYGTVKPGSLEMSNVDLSSEFTDLIVTQRGFQANSRVITASDEMLQELVNLKR, encoded by the coding sequence ATGATGCGTTCCTTGTTCTCCGCTGTTTCTGGCTTAAAAACTCACCAGCAGCGGATGGACGTAATCGGCAACAACATCGCCAACGTGAATACACCGGGATTTAAGCGGAGCCGCGTCACCTTTCAGGACATGCTCAACCAGACGATCCGGGGCGCCAGCCGCCCGGTGGAAGGAGGCCGCGGGGGTACAAACCCGATCCAGATCGGGCTTGGGGTCACCACGGGAAGCATTGACACAATCATGACCAGCACCAGCCTCCAGGAAACAGGGAAAATGACGGACCTGGGGATTGACGGCGAAGGTTTCTTCATCCTCGCCGAAAAAGAAGGTGGTAGAGAGTTCTATACCAGGGTCGGCTCGTTCGACTTCGACAGTAACGGCAACCTTGTCAGCAACCTGAACGGGATGCACGTCCTGGGCTGGCTCGCGGATACCACAGGGAAAATCAACTCAGAACAAGATCCCGTAATCTTGAAAATTAATTTAAATGAAACGGAGCCAGCAAAACCCACAGAAAATATAGTTTTTGCTGGCAACCTTGATTCTCGTCTTACGAGTGACAAGGTAACAGTTCGCCAAACTGTGTACGATTCCCTGGGCAACACATATACGGCTGTGATAGAATTTACAAACACTGGAGGAGGAGATTGGACTTGCAAGTTAATTGATATGCTTAACTCCGCAGGAAATAGTATCGATCCACCTGGGACATTTCAAGGTGAAGGTACTGTTTCGTTCAATGATGAGGGTAAATGGCAAAGTTATTCAGAAACTAACCCCTTTAAGTTTGATCCTGACGGAACCGGGTATTTAGCAGAAGTCAACATCACTCTTGATTTTTCGAAAATGACGCAGTACGCTGCGGAGACCACAGCCACGGTGCAGTCTCAGGACGGCTACTCCTCCGGGGTGCTTGAAAGTCTGACCATCGACCAGACAGGGGCGATCGTCGGAGTCTTCTCAAACGGGACATCGCGCGTGCTCGCCCAAGTAGCCTTAAGGCGCTTCACCAACCCGGCAGGGCTTCTGAAAGCAGGCAACTCCCTTTTTACCGAATCCAGCAACTCAGGAAGGATAAAGCCGGCGCCGCCTGGTACAAGCGGTTATGGGACGGTCAAGCCGGGGTCGCTGGAGATGTCAAACGTGGATCTTTCCTCGGAGTTCACGGACCTGATTGTCACTCAGCGGGGATTTCAGGCTAATTCCCGGGTGATTACAGCTTCTGATGAAATGCTTCAGGAACTTGTTAATCTGAAGCGCTAG
- a CDS encoding TIGR02530 family flagellar biosynthesis protein: protein MTERVYFPQPILPSAPEQGGKAQKEIKQSASFAEILNQHTLKFSRHAQERIAKREISLDAGHLQRINTAVEKAAAKGAHDSLILVDNLAFVVSIKNRTVITALDEKSLRGNVFTNIDSAVII, encoded by the coding sequence ATGACGGAGAGGGTCTATTTTCCCCAACCGATCCTGCCGTCTGCACCCGAACAAGGGGGAAAAGCACAAAAAGAAATCAAGCAATCTGCTTCTTTCGCGGAAATTCTTAACCAGCATACTTTAAAATTTTCCCGCCACGCCCAGGAGCGAATAGCAAAAAGGGAAATTTCTTTAGACGCAGGCCACCTGCAGCGCATTAACACTGCCGTGGAAAAGGCAGCAGCGAAGGGGGCACACGACTCCTTGATACTGGTAGATAACCTGGCCTTTGTGGTCAGCATCAAAAACCGTACGGTAATTACCGCTCTCGATGAAAAAAGTTTGCGGGGAAATGTTTTCACGAACATCGACAGTGCTGTGATTATCTAA
- a CDS encoding flagellar hook capping FlgD N-terminal domain-containing protein: MTTTNAVSALSQQSTLETKQVLGKEDFLKLLISQLRHQDPLEPVKNTEFIAQMAQLTSLEQLQDLNNNLSYLVYLQELSRVREPLLFAANLLGRVVEAQNPETGELFGGQVQGYYLKAGEIWLMLPEKEIPISWVYQVGVAPQGGGS, encoded by the coding sequence ATGACGACCACGAATGCAGTTTCGGCGCTGTCTCAACAATCGACGTTAGAGACAAAACAGGTGCTCGGAAAAGAAGATTTTTTGAAACTGCTGATCAGCCAGCTCCGGCACCAGGATCCTCTAGAACCGGTGAAAAACACGGAATTCATCGCCCAGATGGCCCAATTAACCTCACTTGAGCAGTTGCAGGACTTAAACAACAATTTGAGTTACCTGGTTTACCTTCAGGAACTCTCAAGGGTAAGGGAACCCCTCCTTTTCGCTGCAAATTTGCTGGGAAGAGTGGTAGAAGCACAAAATCCGGAAACTGGAGAACTATTCGGGGGTCAGGTGCAGGGTTATTACCTCAAAGCAGGAGAAATCTGGCTGATGCTGCCGGAAAAAGAAATCCCCATTTCGTGGGTTTACCAGGTTGGAGTTGCACCTCAAGGTGGTGGGTCATAA
- a CDS encoding flagellar hook-length control protein FliK, with product MMEKQASEKEAIPGPQEKIALPKENQYQAAARPETRFGSDPQIKDLNGQLREPVGREIIKQIVEKAYLSTGKETATLKLQLKPEFLGKLDLVISLEKGLLHARFLAENPAVANLIETRLPDLRQSLEQQGISWHQVSVSVDSQAGSGEFSQTGPEAQSLPQHDLLPYAGVHEGNSERRENGASTAGLLGLVDYLV from the coding sequence ATGATGGAAAAGCAGGCATCTGAAAAGGAAGCAATTCCCGGGCCGCAGGAGAAGATCGCCCTGCCAAAAGAGAACCAGTACCAGGCTGCGGCCCGCCCGGAAACGCGTTTTGGTTCTGACCCTCAGATAAAGGATCTAAACGGTCAATTGAGGGAACCAGTGGGCCGGGAAATTATTAAACAAATCGTGGAAAAGGCGTACTTGTCCACCGGGAAGGAGACGGCTACTCTTAAGCTCCAACTCAAACCGGAATTTCTCGGAAAACTGGACCTGGTAATCAGTTTGGAAAAGGGGTTGCTTCATGCCCGTTTCCTGGCAGAGAACCCGGCGGTAGCTAACCTGATCGAAACGCGGCTTCCCGATCTGCGGCAGTCTCTTGAGCAGCAAGGAATTTCCTGGCATCAGGTAAGTGTATCTGTAGACAGCCAGGCAGGTTCCGGAGAATTTTCTCAGACAGGTCCAGAAGCTCAAAGCCTTCCTCAACATGACTTGCTTCCGTATGCCGGCGTTCACGAAGGTAATTCTGAAAGGAGAGAGAACGGAGCCTCAACTGCGGGATTATTAGGGTTGGTGGATTACCTCGTTTAA
- the fliJ gene encoding flagellar export protein FliJ: MKRFRFRFQNYLNLKEQQENINLLKLARVQAEYQKEVEMLVKIQNDFRESLKFSRNARCGPIQIDLISLGTQYTQFQKEREEQQSLVVAEARNKVLLQQQEFLDVHREKKSLERLQERVWSSYWEALLREEQKYLDEIGTIRFLRT; encoded by the coding sequence TTGAAGCGGTTTCGTTTTCGCTTTCAAAACTACCTTAATTTAAAGGAACAGCAGGAAAATATCAACCTTCTGAAGCTTGCCCGCGTGCAGGCCGAATATCAAAAGGAAGTAGAAATGCTGGTTAAGATTCAAAACGACTTCAGGGAATCGTTAAAATTCAGCCGGAATGCGCGTTGTGGTCCGATTCAGATCGATTTAATCTCTCTAGGTACGCAATATACCCAGTTTCAAAAAGAAAGGGAAGAACAGCAGTCCCTGGTAGTTGCAGAAGCCAGAAATAAAGTGTTGCTACAGCAGCAGGAATTTCTTGATGTTCACAGGGAAAAAAAGAGCCTAGAGCGCCTCCAGGAGCGGGTTTGGTCATCTTATTGGGAAGCACTCTTGCGCGAAGAACAAAAATACCTGGACGAAATAGGAACAATCCGTTTTTTGAGAACATAG